The DNA window GTGGCCCTCTGCGATCAGCCGTTCAGCCAGCTCGTTCACCGCCTGTTGCTCTTCAGGGCTGACATGGGCAAGTTGCTCAATCTCAACACTGTTCTTCTTCAGCGCCCCGAAAACACCCGCGATCTTAGCGGCCCATTCTTTCGCGTCTTTTTCCTTCACACCACCGGCAAGCAGGCGGTCCTGCACACCGATGCCCAATCGCTTGGTGCGTGTGCCGACATGGTTAGCGGCGGCTTCCTGAAACAGATCGGAGGTACGCCAGTGTCTTTTGAGGCTCTGGGACGACACCCGGAGGCGTTCGGCACCGCCCATCCGCGCGGTTTTCGGGCGCCCAAGATCGTCCCGGTTCAGGTTCGCAGGGGGATATGAAGTCAAAAGGTGAAGCTGTACAAATTTCGTCATGGTTTGTCTCCGTGATGCTAGGGGGTTCGCTGATATCGAGATAGTTCCGTGAAATAGTCGGTCGCCCATCGCACGGCGAGCCGGTGATTGGGCTTTACTGGGTAGTAACCCTGTTTTTCTTTATGCCAGTGCAATACGCTGTCCGCGAGAGAGAGCACGCTGGCAGACCGACCCAGCAAGGCAACAGAGCGCCGGGCTCGCCGGAGGAATTCGGCGCTATCGCTACTTTTCTGCAGTTGTGAGAAGCGCAACTCACTGACATGGGGCTTGCCGGTCTTCTCATTTTCACTGCCCAGTGCTGCGGCGAAGGGCTTTTCTGCGTTAACCCGAACGTCCGCAAGTACGGCAGCCACCGTGGCCCAGGCGGTCATGTCGGCGCTGGGTCTCGCCCCCTCTTTGTTTACCGCCATCCATAGCGACCGAAACCCTTCCGTCAGCAGCACATCGTCTGGGGTGTGACAGCGGCGAAGTTCGGCCCGCACGCCTCGAAGGGAAGCTGTTGCGCCATCGGTTTTGTCCTGTCCCTGTAGTCTGGCCCACCAGTTCCAGACCTGGCTGCGCAGGTGGTCGTCTCTCAACATGTGGTAGTAGAATTTCTGATTCATGGCGCCTTCTCCTTTGTGAGGCCGTGGTTACGCCGATTCCTGTTCCAGGGGCGCATCTTCGAGCCCCGCCTGCTTTCGAAACTTTTTGGCTGTCTTGCCCTTTTTAAGCTGGTACAAAAACCGGTTACGCGCGCCGGTTATCCGCTTCATGTCCAGCGCCTCCGCAGGGGCGGATAACGCCAGTTCATCAAAGACCGCCACGGCCTGCTGCCGGACATGTTGGTACCAGCGTGCCGCCAGGTCAGGGGGAAGGCGCTTGATGGTGCCGTCCTGAATTCGCTCGCCCAGAAGAGAAAGCAGGCTGTAAAACTCATGCTCAGTCAGCTCCCAAAAGCGGGACTCGATAAAATCAGTGTCGCCTTTCACGTCGGCCGGCCTGCTGAACCAGGCCTCCTTGACCTGCTTGCGCAACTGCCAGGCGGTGTCTCGCGACAGCCCCACAAGATCCCGTACCCAGTCGAGCAGGCGATCCTGCTGTGGCTGCGGTACGGCGAGTAACGGCAACTGAGTGCCGTACCACGCCCTCGGCTTCATGTTGTCCATGTCGTAGCCAAAGACCCAAAGTCGGGCCTGACGTGGGAGCGACAGGTTGTCGTGCCTCGCTTCGTCCACCTTGCGGGCGTAATCTCGTACAACCTCGGCAGGCAGATTGCCACTGCCTTCAGCATCCCTCAGGACCAGGGCTTCCCAATGGCGATAGCCAATACCACCCGGCTGGCCTTTTACAGACAGTTGCGGTTCGGTTGGCTTTTTTGGATCACGGCGATAGGGCGTTAACGGATGAGTCCAGGGGCCGTCATAATTGTTGCCGTAGTTTCGTGCTTTAACTGTCCGGCATACACGTTCGGAATCTCGGCCACATAAGTCACAACGGCAGTTGTGATCCTCGAAAATGAGCCGAAAACGACGCGGCATCGCCCAGAATTGATGAAGCGGATGAACATCACTCGCGAACGTTTTCTGGGCTTTGTCACTGACCCGGGTCGTTTCCATCCACGGAAACAGCTCAAAGCTCTTCGGGTTGGGCTCTGGATACGGCCAGTGCGACTTATCAAGAACGTTCAGCCACAGCTTTTTCCAGAGGCTGGCATCGGGTTCGGAGGGTAGTATGAGCGTGGTTAATGGACCGCCTCCCCTCAAGCCCGTCCGGTATCCCTTCCCTCCCGATGGGGCGTTGATCTGCAAGGTAAACAACGCCATCGCGGCGCAATTGGGGCAGAATGCTTCTGCGCGACCCGCTTTAACAAAATGATCGGTGTTGTTCTTGATCGTCGACGCACCCGGCGCATCGATAAGCAGACTGGACGAAGGAATCGGCGACTCTTTATCCAGCGGGTCCAGGTCCTGCATGAATAACGGCCCGTCTCCCTCCAGCTCAAAACTTGCAATGAACCCCTCGAATGCCTGTTCTAGCGCCTCCGGGGAGGGCGGGGACTGGTAGCGATCCATCCATTCATCAATGTCAACCGGCGCGTAGGCTGTCTGCAGCAAGCCGATCAGGAATTGATAGGCAGCCCCCTGAAAATCGGCGCGTGGCAGTGCCAGCTCGGTTACCTCGGGTAAAGCCATAGCAGAAACGGGACGGTACTCAACGTCCCCGGTCCGGATCTTGAAAGGCAAAAACTGAGATGTGAGTATGCGCATCGTTAACCCCCGAGTAACAAACGTTTCAGCATGGTCTTCGCACTGCTTAAACTTCTGCTGAGGTGGATTCCTGCAGGCCATGAGGGACAAGTTCGAGCCCGCATTATGATTCGCTTCCTGACCTGTTTGACCAAAGATAGCTCTTCTCCAGACAGGGCTCAATATATTTTTAAGTTAAAACCTGAAACTTTATATAAAACGCGAAGAAAACAAAAAATTCAGCCAAAGCACACTGGAAGAGTGACTGGCCCCACAAAACGGCGATCAGATAGAATGAGACGTCCGATTTCCCAGCGCCTGGGAATCAACCGTTAAAACCTGCTACTTCGGTTCGCGGTTAGTTACGTTCCCCGCACTCGCGGGGCTTATGCATCCCCAGAGTCTGGCTGTAGCGCAGCTCTGCTTCCTCACTCTCCGGCAGCCAGAGTCGGGAGTATTTGAGGGCTTTTCGAGCCGCGAATAGCTGTTCAGCAAGCACCTCAAGCGCCGCCGGCCATGCAGGGAGGCGGTTTGCCAGCGACTGCCGAACCGTTAGCTGGCTCAGCTCCCAACGGTGTTGGCCTGTTGTAACCCAGGGCAACAATTCGCTCCGATCCTCGTTGAGGCGGACCAGGGTTACCGTAACGCTGGGCTCGTCAGACAGGCGGGTGCCGATATCAACGTCTTCCAGCCAGCCCCCGGCTGCGCTTGCGGGAACGTAGCCTTTATCAAGATTGAGTTTGTTGAAGTGCCCCATTGCGGCCTGACCGCGGCGCGCGCCCTCCTGCTCCAGGTGGCTTCCGAACAGGCCTTCGGGAATAGCGGCCTCGGCCTCATCGCTGAATACAGACTCGATCAGTAACCGAGCCTCCTGTGGCATACGGATGGCTCCCTGGGTCAAAAGCACTTTCAGGGTTAGCCATAGCTGGCCGTGGTTGCGGTAGACCGCTGCCGTACCTGGCAAGAAGCTGCGAACCCATTGAGATCCGGGTGTTTCAGTATAGGGGGGAGCAAGGATTTGCAACGTAGGCCCGCGCCGCTCATCATTCGTTTCCAGGCGGTTGCCCGCAACGTCGCGACTGTGCCTGTGCAGGCGCCCCGCTCGCTGGATGAGCAGATCAATCGGGGCCAGATCGGAAATCATCACGTCAAAATCCAGGTCGAGGGACTGCTCGACGACCTGCGTCGCCACAAGGACCCATCCAGCACGGTCCTCAGGCCCTGACGCTTTTCCGAAATGCGAAAGCGCCGCCGCTTCAATGGCCTGCCGGTCGGCCATCACAAACCGGCTGTGAAACAACAGCAGCTTTTCCGGGTCTGGCACGAGTTCCGCCAGCCTTTCAATGGCGGCAATAGCATCGTCGACCGTGTTACGCACCCAACAGGCGCAGAGCCCTTCCCGGGCAGCCGCCGCCAATGATGCCAGTGCTGCTTCCTCATCGTTTATGTGGTCTACACGGACCTCCCTCTCGACGCTTTTACGGGTACCCACCGGGTACGCCGCAACACCAGCTTCAGACACGTGCGTGGCAAGGGGAAACGCGTAATCCGTCGATGATGCATCGGACTCACCTTGCAAACCACGCTGCCACGCCCTGACTAATTGGTGGCGCATATCAAGTGGCAATGTCGCCGTCAACAGAACGGCACTGCCGCCTTGCTGTGCATGAGCCGTCAGCACCGCCGTTAGCAGCGTCAGCATGTAGTCGTCGCAGGCGTGGATCTCGTCCACGATCAGGAGCTTATTAGCGAGGCCGATCAAGCGCAGCGACTGGTGCCGAAATGGCAACAGCGCCATCAGGACCTGGTCGATCGTCCCGACGCCTACATCGGCGAGCAGCGCTTTTTTGCGTGAGTCTGCAAACCATTCGTTGCAGATGGCCGACGCAGAGCTCTCGCCAACACCGTAAGTGTTATCCAGCGCTTGGCTGGGAATGATTGTCGCGCCGAAAGGGTCGTTCAGTTGGCGCGCACCGTGGGCGAGTACCAGGTTAGGTTGCGACTCGCCGGCGAACCACCGCCGGTAGACTCCCGCGATGCGGGAATACATGGCGTTGGAGGTCGCCATAGTTGGCAAGCCAAAATAGACGCCTTCGACCTGATGTCGCTCAAGCAAGCGATGAGCCAGCGTCATTGCCGCCTCTGTTTTGCCTGCACCGGTCACGTCCTCAAGGATGAATAATTGAGGTGAAGCCTCAAGGGGGATGTCCTGGGCCCACAACTGAAGAGGAGTGGGCTCGAAGCCGAAAAACGGTTCCACCCCTTCGAATGGCGCCGGCGTCAGGGCATGGGCAAAACCCAGTTGCTGAAGCAGAGCCCGGGCCCGCGGGATGGCTTTACCATGCCAATACTCGTCAAGATTCTCTGCGTCGGACTGGTAGGGAAAAGCGTCCTGATTCGAGCCCAGCCAGTCGGCAAGCACCGCCTGCCCTGCCAGGTGCCAGCTCATTCGTTTCAACTGGCACGACCATTCCCGATCATTGAACTGCTCAACTGGCCAGTCAGGCTTCATCAACTCTGCTACTGCTAGTGAAAATTCCCAGGCAGCCTCCTGGTCGTCCTCCAGTGCATGATCGTCGATGCTCTCGCTACCTGACTCAACCGGTTTGCCATGGTGACCGAAGGCGGCCCCCAACAGACTTTCGATCGCCCGCCTTCCATGCCGTCCCAATGCCTGGGACGCAGGCCAATGCCAGGAGTGACCATCACCCAGCTTTTCACTGACGCCCCTCGTCCAAAGCAGCATGCCAAGTGTGTCATGGCGTTTCGTATATTCAATCGTCGCTTCTGGACCAACCAAACCCTTTAGCCCGGGAGAAGCCAACCCTTGGAATGCCCTTGTGAATTTACCCAAGTCATGCAGGGCCAGAGAGAAAGTAAAAATCGACTGTAACTGCTGAGGGGAGATACCCAGGCTGCGAGCGAGCGACTGGT is part of the Hydrocarboniclastica marina genome and encodes:
- the casB gene encoding type I-E CRISPR-associated protein Cse2/CasB, yielding MNQKFYYHMLRDDHLRSQVWNWWARLQGQDKTDGATASLRGVRAELRRCHTPDDVLLTEGFRSLWMAVNKEGARPSADMTAWATVAAVLADVRVNAEKPFAAALGSENEKTGKPHVSELRFSQLQKSSDSAEFLRRARRSVALLGRSASVLSLADSVLHWHKEKQGYYPVKPNHRLAVRWATDYFTELSRYQRTP
- the casA gene encoding type I-E CRISPR-associated protein Cse1/CasA; protein product: MRILTSQFLPFKIRTGDVEYRPVSAMALPEVTELALPRADFQGAAYQFLIGLLQTAYAPVDIDEWMDRYQSPPSPEALEQAFEGFIASFELEGDGPLFMQDLDPLDKESPIPSSSLLIDAPGASTIKNNTDHFVKAGRAEAFCPNCAAMALFTLQINAPSGGKGYRTGLRGGGPLTTLILPSEPDASLWKKLWLNVLDKSHWPYPEPNPKSFELFPWMETTRVSDKAQKTFASDVHPLHQFWAMPRRFRLIFEDHNCRCDLCGRDSERVCRTVKARNYGNNYDGPWTHPLTPYRRDPKKPTEPQLSVKGQPGGIGYRHWEALVLRDAEGSGNLPAEVVRDYARKVDEARHDNLSLPRQARLWVFGYDMDNMKPRAWYGTQLPLLAVPQPQQDRLLDWVRDLVGLSRDTAWQLRKQVKEAWFSRPADVKGDTDFIESRFWELTEHEFYSLLSLLGERIQDGTIKRLPPDLAARWYQHVRQQAVAVFDELALSAPAEALDMKRITGARNRFLYQLKKGKTAKKFRKQAGLEDAPLEQESA
- the cas3 gene encoding CRISPR-associated helicase Cas3': MESYFKYWGKAKPSGTDDGVGAPCHLLPFHSLDVAAVGYCLFSPEVSRNQSLARSLGISPQQLQSIFTFSLALHDLGKFTRAFQGLASPGLKGLVGPEATIEYTKRHDTLGMLLWTRGVSEKLGDGHSWHWPASQALGRHGRRAIESLLGAAFGHHGKPVESGSESIDDHALEDDQEAAWEFSLAVAELMKPDWPVEQFNDREWSCQLKRMSWHLAGQAVLADWLGSNQDAFPYQSDAENLDEYWHGKAIPRARALLQQLGFAHALTPAPFEGVEPFFGFEPTPLQLWAQDIPLEASPQLFILEDVTGAGKTEAAMTLAHRLLERHQVEGVYFGLPTMATSNAMYSRIAGVYRRWFAGESQPNLVLAHGARQLNDPFGATIIPSQALDNTYGVGESSASAICNEWFADSRKKALLADVGVGTIDQVLMALLPFRHQSLRLIGLANKLLIVDEIHACDDYMLTLLTAVLTAHAQQGGSAVLLTATLPLDMRHQLVRAWQRGLQGESDASSTDYAFPLATHVSEAGVAAYPVGTRKSVEREVRVDHINDEEAALASLAAAAREGLCACWVRNTVDDAIAAIERLAELVPDPEKLLLFHSRFVMADRQAIEAAALSHFGKASGPEDRAGWVLVATQVVEQSLDLDFDVMISDLAPIDLLIQRAGRLHRHSRDVAGNRLETNDERRGPTLQILAPPYTETPGSQWVRSFLPGTAAVYRNHGQLWLTLKVLLTQGAIRMPQEARLLIESVFSDEAEAAIPEGLFGSHLEQEGARRGQAAMGHFNKLNLDKGYVPASAAGGWLEDVDIGTRLSDEPSVTVTLVRLNEDRSELLPWVTTGQHRWELSQLTVRQSLANRLPAWPAALEVLAEQLFAARKALKYSRLWLPESEEAELRYSQTLGMHKPRECGERN